CATAACTTACTAATTTCGTGCTGAGTTCGTATCGGACTTGAGAGTTGTGTTAAGAATTGACAGTTCTAAATATCGCGCGCGTGTTGAGTTCGAATCGTATCGagacatgagtataagattatataggtcactCTATATATTGAGTTCAAAGGTTGTGTCCAAAATTGACAGCCCTTAATGTTACGTACCGGGTTTAGGTCATGATGTTAAAGTAtgtgtataagattatataagtcaaccttaacccgattcatttaattaaacaggtcaaatCCCTCAATTCTAACATAGGGTtaataatttttgacacaacccgtGAACTCaacacaaattaaattaaaggattaaagttGAAGAATCCTAAACTCTGCATGTGAACACAAGCTACCAATTTACCGCCCCTACTCTAACCCCAGCCCCCTAATTTCGTATAGATTCAGGAACCTTGTTAAAAATTGCCTGTCCTAGGTGGTACCACTTTCGTTTGTTgatgctctttttcttttatttgttgtttttgtcgTGGGGATTTTGTACAATTtgctcaaaaaagaaaaatttacgTCAGCTTAATTGACAGTTTGGCTCGTGGGCAGGTCGATAAGTTTAGAACCAAGTTTCACGCCGATGATGAGGCATGTGGTATATGTGAACTATGAAATGCCGTCAGCGCTTATATATGCATGGTGCGTCTCGATCGCCGATAAACAGCTCAAACTGATAGAAGTAAGATGAATCTTTTAGCTTTGAATGATGTCAAGATGATTCTGCTTACGGTTGTATTATTAACTTTGGAGGTGGAGGGATGATGTCAGATGGGTTTGGTTTCAGGTGCTATTACCAGTTACTACCCCGCCAGGAAAACGCATATATACCAAGTCAGAGGCCAAGAGGTTTTTGTAATCTTCTTCACATTGTCATCACTACtgaattttcaaactttaaatagtTGAATCAGGATATTAAACTGATTAATTAAATTAGGACACTCGAGAACATCCTGTGAAAAATTCGACAAACCAGAAAGGATGACCTTTTGGGGGATATGAAGTATACTTTAAAAGCTCCCTCTCCAACTAAACTAGACCTTCTCCACACACAAAAGTCTTTTGACATTCTCCACAGGAATATATATGCTTGCTGGAGAGCTTTAGAATTCTGGGaaagttttgatttttcaataaaCCCATGAATCGATTAAGCTTGCTGATCATCTTACTTCTCCATTTCATCTTCTTTCAAGTCAAAGCACAACCTTCCATGAACGAAGAAGATGGGACTCAACAGAATTTTCAACCGAGTGTTGGTATTGTCATAGGAATCCTCTCCGTCATGTTTTCAGTAACGTTACTTCTTCTTGTCTATGCAAAATTCTGTCATAGGGCAGGGTCCGTTCATGGGGAAATTCCACAGAACTTTGCATTTATAAGATCAAGCTCTCGATTCTCCGGGATAGACAAGACGGTGATCGAATCGCTTCCTTTTTTTAGATTCTCTTCACTGAAGGGGTCGAAGGAAGGACTTGAATGCGCAGTCTGTTTATCCAAATTCGAAGATATTGAGATGCTGCGGCTGCTGCCCAAGTGCAAACATGCCTTTCACATTGCCTGCATCGACAGTTGGCTTGAAAAGCACTCGAGCTGTCCTATTTGTAGGCACAGGGTAAGCGCTGAGGATCCAACCATTTTCACATACACAAACAGTATGAGATTGATGAACCAATCGGAGCTACAGAGAGAGGACTCCAACATGGGCCTCTTCGTTCAGAGAGAAgaagatcatcatcatcatcgggGGTCCTCAAGATTCAGTATTGGAAGCAGCTTTCGAAAAGCCGAAAagggtaataataataataaggaagAGATATTCTTAATCCAAGATGAAGCAGAGGAGCATAAAGTCTTGCATAAGCACAAACACAAGATTGTTGTGTCTGACTTTGTTTTCAAGAACCGGTGGAGCAGTGTGAGTTCTTCCGACCTGATGTTCTTGAATTCAGAGATGCTTACTGCTGTGTCAAGCAACAGATTCTCTTCTTTGGATTCGAATACCGAGCAGTCCTCAACCTCAAGAGCTGTGGAAAATGAGCAGATTATAAAGATCAAGGAGGAGATGGAGATGAAGAGATCGTTCGAGAGCAAGGTTAGTACATTTCCAGGCCTTCCTTCTACATCAGATTCCACATTGAATTTAAGCCAGACGACATCAAGTTATATGAGTCCGGGAGAGAGAAGATCAGTGTCAGAAATTACTGCTCTGTCAAGATATGAACATTCCGGTATGCAGAACAGAATTAGAGAGACTTCTTTGGTGGGAAACAATGTGAAAGAGGAAAGACTCAGGCGGATTTGGTTGCCGATTGCCAAAAGAACAGTTCAATGGTATGCCAATAGAGATCACAGAAGGTCCCAACAGCCTCAGAAAACACAACAAGCATTAGATGTATAGATCAGATCGATACCTCTTCAagtatgtttttttcttttgaaaagttctTGAATTTCGCTGACATTTATTGAGATAGAAGTCAGCTAGAATTCATGGATACAGTATCATGTGGATTTTAGGTACTACttttgaaaaaacaacaaaaatatgtaAGTTCAAGAGAAACAGATGCACCTTTCGTGTGTTTTTTTCTATGGTTGTCaatttatgttgttttaatCAAATACTTTAATTCTTCTCGGCTACTCATGACAAGAAGATCTGTGACTGTAACACTTTTGATCAGATTTATAAATACCATCTTCTTAAGAAATAAGGAGATTTGCTTTCGTTTGgagaaattaataaatttcTCACATGATAACGAAAGCAACTTGGGCAAGAAGAAAGTGATTGCCACCCTGGTTCCATGAATCAAGCACGTTCATCTCTACGAGTATATTCTAACCAAAACACCCAACGAATCATATCCTAAATTTTTCTGATTTTAGCATGTTAAATTGATATTCTGTCCTTGATGCAGCACGCGATTCTCATGCGCATTCATTTTTAAAGACAAGTGTCGgtttatattaaaaatgcacttgaaaatcacatatttaaaagacatatatcagtttaataaactaaataagagGAATTTCCTCCTATCCGGTTTGGAAGAAAACTTTATCCAAAACCCGAAAGCTATAATAGAACCGACCCCGAAAGCTCAACCTATTTCAAGAAACATTAGGCTAATTAGCATTGCCATAAATGGGTATTTGAAGAGACCATGCCCTTGAAACCATGGAGTACTTTAGGTGCAATCTCCATGGATTGGTTAGCATTTTGTTCTTTTGCTGATACCATCTTTTAGGGAAAGTAGAAACAATAAAGAAGATGATGTTTCTTAAGCATCCTTCTTGTTCCCCAAATTACTCATGCTCGTGGGTTAAACAAGATGCACATACCCGGATTCTCGCAAACATGTGTGACTCTCACATCCAAATGTGGTTCACATAAACTATGCAAATTAACACATGCTACATTTTGTTTCTTCCCccaactttattttattttttattttattaggagttcttttttagctatttaaaataaataggtCCAGATTAGGTGGAATTTGAAATAATAATCATAAatctaaacaaaattaaagttcTGGAATGTCTCATCTTGCTTAATTTAAGCCAATCAACATACAACCAGCTAGGAGTGTAAACGAGTTGaactactcgtgagcttactcgaaaTCGGCTCGactaaactcgactcgtgctcgaatcgattattaaatgagccattcgtaaacataaaattaagttCGATTATTATACGATACAaattcgtataaactcggctcgactcgattaatgTTTGTGAACCCTCTCATATAAGAATCAACTTgattattaaggctcgactcgtatattattatttatatatatagtaaatattgtcaatatatattaattgtatatagtttgttatttatttttattttgtttaagttatatagtttatttaacctccaatataaatatatattggttATATGTTATAtcatgtaatattaatttttaaatgagctcACCCCTCttttttgtatgttaaataaactatataacttacaacaaACTCGGCCAAGccaagcttaatttttaaaactcgtcaTGAACTCGACCTCTACTCGAGCTCACTTAGCCGAGccgaacttaatttttaaaactcgtcaTGAGCTCGAACTTGGCTCAAGATCATGATAAATGGGCTCGAGCTCGGCTTAGGTTcgtaataaatttaaatgagccgagcttgcGCATGCACTACTCGCTCTAGCTCGATTCATTCACAATCCTACTAGCAATTGAGGAAATCCTTTTCCTAGCCAAATTCATggtttttttataggtaagtaTGGGGTAGTGATTAGGGGGAGGCCATTGACCGGCTCCCTCCCCtccttatattaaaaaaaaccctctTTTAATCCaaaagaatgaataaaataatataaaaaacaaaaagtggattaaaaattagttttttaatataaagGGGGGATGGAGCCGGTCAATGGTCTCCCCCCAATCACTACCCCTTCAACCCGTAAGTTGGGTCGTGAAAGAAAGACGAGGATATTGTAACTCTAAATGATAGATTGGGGacgttacaaaaattaaaacattaagaAAACATTGCAAATAGAGGGGTAGTTAGAAGGGGAACATttcctcttattttattttattttattctttgaaGATTGAATTGATCGATGATGCTAGTGTTTTAGCATACGTATAATAATTGTATATTATCTGCTTCGGGATAGACGTAATGGCTGAGACCTCTTCCTTTGTCTTGAGTGAAAAAGGAAGGAATCACtgatcttaaaataaaattggataatTTGTCCTCGTGTTTatcatcaataataaaattgccaaaaaaaaaaaaaccaaaaaacaataaataagatCGTAAGAAATCTTGCTCAACAAGTACAATCAAGTGACGATCCGTTGTTGTGCTTTTAGCCATTTTGAATTTAATACTCAAgttttcaatttaatagatttgaGACATGAGatttagggtctgtttgggtttgcgatttcaaaaagtgcgatttataaatagcgattttaaaatgtgcaatttaaaaaattgatttttaaaaacgcaattaagcgtttggcaaaatcgcagtttggcctttaaaatcgcagtttagccttttaaaatactgcgttttaaaaaaagcacctcattgcctgcgatttgaataagcacttttctgcgttttcaaatcgcaattttttaaaaacgcagtttccaaacggtttattttctgcgatttggtttaaaatcgcactttttctctacgaaatcgcaatcccaaacacacccttagggtgcgtttgggattgcgatttcgtagacaataagtgcgattttaaaccaaatcgcagaacatagatcgtttgggaactgcgtttttaaaaattgcgatttgaaaatgcaaaaaatctgctttttcaaatcacagataagatggtgcttttttgaaaacgcagaattttaaaaggtaaattcgcgattttaaaggctaaactgtgattttgccaaacgcttaactgcgtttttaaaaatcacttttttcaaatcgcacattttaaaatcgttattttaaatcgcactttttgaaatcgcaaacccaaacggacccttagtcTATTCTAAATTCGACACCTCTgttattctttttatcaaatAGGTAATAGAAAtagttgtaaaaatataattatgctCCTAagatcaaattttattttattttttatttttttaaaaaaaaagtggttggACTGGGTGGCATGACCAGCTACAACAATGGTTATCAGTGCCATGAACCAACTATGGTTAGGTTATCACCCAATCATTCATGACTTAAAAAGTAGATAAGCGACCGCAAACCAACCCTCAACAAAGGGTCAGCCGCTAGCCATGACCCCCTAATAGAGAGATGGGTCGTGACAAAGTAGCTCCTAGCcgctttcttttatttttttcattgttttagatGTATATCTTaggaatataattttatttttacaactATGTTTGTTATCTATTGGACGAAAAACTTATGGAAGTCTTGAATTTGGAATGAACCtatcaaatcaatcaatttgaaaattaagGTCTTAAAGTCAAAATTACCAAAACCTAAAATCCAATCTCAAATCTATCAAATTTGAAAACTAAGGTCTCAAAGTCAAAATCACCATAAGCACACGAGGTTCTAACTTCTAACctgattttcctttttttcttttttttttttttttttttaatcactagTTAATAAGTTACACATGCACGTAGAGGGCTTTGGATCAACAGCTTGGTGTTTCATCATATTTTTGAAGGGGAAAAAATGTTGTTTAAGGTAGAGCTAATTagcataatataaaaaatattgactTGATCTATAAGCTTTGTTAATTAAGCTAAATTATTGATTCACCATATATTCCTGTCTAATCCCCTTATATCTTTTCATTATCGTGATAATGATAATTACTGTCATGGTTCAATAATTTGTTGAGTAGGTGTGCTCTGTCCACatgacaaatatatattttaatgggTAGGACGGTGtttaaattttgtattaggTTAAAAAATTGATAGGGCAGATGAAGTTGAGGTTTCGTGTAATGGGGTAGTGCtcaagtttcaattttttttttatttttttatttttttttaaaaaaaaaataaaaaaaaaaataaaaaaaaaatctacaagaCTTCTAATATAATCCAAATCTTAAGAGCACTTCTTTGTTAAAGAAACATATGTTGTTTGAGCATGTAATTCTTAAGCACATACTTTTTATAGGATTaacatatgtcaatttaatagactagactgaaaaataaataaataaaaattctacggcctaatttgaaagaaaactttgtcccgGATAAATCTCAGATCTGAAATCCACGTTCCAGCATGATCCCACAAATATCCACATACAATCCATGTATGAACAACAATAAGAATACAAAAGGGATAacataagaaagaaaagtaCAAATCCATTTGGCCAATCGGAAAGCTAGAATTTCATTATGAAACGAAAAGGAAACCTGATTCATTTACATATACAAGCATTTACATTAGACaaatttcaccaaaaaaataaaaatctattaaCTGACCTCCCCTTTGAACTAGTTAAATGGACAATTAGGTGGCAGAGAAAGCATCCTAAAGGAAAATTCTTCCATTTCTATCATGTAATAATTattaggaaaaatgaaaatatatatatatatatatatatgggattgTGACCAAGTTTGAGCCTGAAACTTGATCCTCATTTTCTCCATTGACTCTGCATGTCAGGGTTTTAAATGTTCAAACAAGCAACTAGTCAGTCTCATCAGAGAGAGTAGAACTCCACGGGCGAAAAGTTTAAAGAAAGAAGTGGAAACCTCCAAAAATCATTCTTCTACCAGTCATCAAGCCATTCAGGAGTGTTGAGTTCTACATCCTGAGACGAGGAAACTAGAGTGCAGTCCTCGGAGTGAGTTTCCAAATGTTGCACTATTCGGGAGGCGATCTCATGAGGGACGGGAAAGCTATGATCCGTAATCCCTTTCCAGTCAATACCATCAAACCATGGATGACATCTGATGGAATCTGGACCTTGGCTTCCAAGTCTTGTATTTTCATCAACTTCAAGTAACTGAACAAATTATTTATCAGAATAAAGAAACTGAAAAATCCTTAATATATAAGCACCAAGTACAATTAATTAAGAGTAGGAAAGGAAAAACGAAACGGCTAAGTAGTCCCAATGATACCTTGGTGAGAAGATCAACAGCTTCAGGGCTGAGAGTCTCTGGAAGATTTAGCTGTCCTTTAGCAATCTTAGCAAATGTATCAAGCTCACTTTCTCTCCATGACCCAAATGGCATTTCACCATGCAGCATGAAATATATCAAGACTCCTAATGCCCACCTGCACATTTAAACGATTCAGGGAGCTGCAGACGGTTCAAAAAATACTGTCCAAAGAgaatacaagaaaaataatcagactacaaattcaaataagaatTACAAGCTTCCATATTCAAAAACCTATTTAACATACTATGACCCATAACCATCGTACTGTAGATAGTATAAAAATGGAGAATCTGTTCTCTTTTTGTCAAAGGGGGGGAGGGGGCAAAATTctagaaaatgaaaattgatAAGTAATTGAATGAAGTAGAAGGTCCCACCGAGACTCTAGAGAATTCTACAAAATTCTAGAAAATTGTGTAGTGGCTTCTCTTGAACTCTTTCCTTACATGGTAAGGATATTTTGAGTTCCTCCTTAATCCTGGGAGTCCTTTCTGATGATTCATGACATTATCATGTGTCATACTATAAATTCTTCAACTGCTTGAGGAGACATTGTGATACTGAAGCATTCCGATAAAGTTCAAAGATGAATATTGTTCTAGATGTTAAGAATGCCTCTTTATAACACATCTCTTGGATAGTTCAAATTGTAATACTTAATTTACATGGATTCTATTAGTAATTTGCTAATTCATTGTTGTAAAAAAAGTGCTGTTATTATcccataaattttaaaacaGCAGATCCAACTTTTCTCAGCAAATCCCATTGTCTCTCATAATGGCGGCCAATGTCCTCACAATTACAGTTTGAATACTTCTACCTTCATCTTTTGTAGTTGTAATAATCGCTGATGTTTCAGCAGTAATCATGCAGTCTGCTCAATTATGAATATACACTAGCATGGAAAGTATATAATTAACTACCACATATGTTTCTCAAAGGACTAGATGATAAAGGATATCTAGGCTTTTGAATGAAAACGACAGTACACTACAAATGCAATTTTACCAGTCAGCAGGGAAACCGTGGCCTTTTCCCTGGACTATCTCTGGAGCTAAAGAATCCGCCATTCCACAAATTGTAAATGTCCTCTCGCCATCTAACCTCTTCCCAAATCTGAAGTCCACCAGCTAGCATACAGCAAAAAATAGTAAAATCATAAATGCATAAGTCTCTACATATCACTTTTCTTTCTTGGTGACAGAAAAGGGAATACTACATCCATGTGCAGTTATATTACTTCGATTTAGATATCCATGAAGACAATGCAGCATAAAACATGGTACAGCACTAACCTGTAAATATCCTCTTTGGTCCAACATTAAAACATCAGGGGACACACCTCTGTAGAGAACACCATTCTGAAACtcaaataagaaaaatagagaaaaggaACTGTAATCAATATAcaacaaagaaggaaaaaaaaaaggggaaaaggacGGAGCAATGTCCAGACATCAAACCTTGTGAAGATTTTCTAAGGCTACTACAATAGAGGCAGCACAGAACCGGGCAGACGGTTCATTTAGTGGGGTATGAAGTATGGAAGCCAAAGGGCAAGCAAGGCATGTATTTAGCAGCATGCCAGCATGCATTTGATCAGCACAAGTGCACAGAACCTGTGGAACACAAGCTGAAGGACTCAAACTCTTCATCAGATTCTTCTCTTTTAGGACTTGTGCTTCCTTTCTGAGACCTTTGACCTTCTGCTTTGAAAATCTTTTCAAACTAAGCAGATTTTCTGACAGCCAATCAGTGTTGTACAAAAGCAATTCATCAGTATACTTCATCAAGCATATGCATCCTCCTATAATCACTATATTGCATTTGTAGCATGGGGAGGGATTGTTGATTCATGAATACATGTTATTTCATTTTCGTGCATGTTTTTGTTAG
The Alnus glutinosa chromosome 14, dhAlnGlut1.1, whole genome shotgun sequence genome window above contains:
- the LOC133856610 gene encoding E3 ubiquitin-protein ligase ATL42-like → MNRLSLLIILLLHFIFFQVKAQPSMNEEDGTQQNFQPSVGIVIGILSVMFSVTLLLLVYAKFCHRAGSVHGEIPQNFAFIRSSSRFSGIDKTVIESLPFFRFSSLKGSKEGLECAVCLSKFEDIEMLRLLPKCKHAFHIACIDSWLEKHSSCPICRHRVSAEDPTIFTYTNSMRLMNQSELQREDSNMGLFVQREEDHHHHRGSSRFSIGSSFRKAEKGNNNNKEEIFLIQDEAEEHKVLHKHKHKIVVSDFVFKNRWSSVSSSDLMFLNSEMLTAVSSNRFSSLDSNTEQSSTSRAVENEQIIKIKEEMEMKRSFESKVSTFPGLPSTSDSTLNLSQTTSSYMSPGERRSVSEITALSRYEHSGMQNRIRETSLVGNNVKEERLRRIWLPIAKRTVQWYANRDHRRSQQPQKTQQALDV